A genome region from Myroides fluvii includes the following:
- a CDS encoding 3-oxoacyl-ACP synthase III family protein — protein sequence MAVKIKGSGSYIPTQVVTNNDFHQFDFRDENGQPLKDSNERVAKKLEQITGIQERRYITENLTTTAIGTIAAQRAIENAKIDLEKLDYIIFAHNFGDMKFGTDQSDLVPSLAARVKHNLKIKNPNCVAYDVLFGCPGWLQGVIQAYAFMSLGIAKYCLVIGAETLSRVIDLHDRDSMIYADGAGATVLEVTDEPGGIIATKSCSFTADEAYYIHFGESYKKEPQQDTRYIKMLGRKIYEFALIEVPQAMKACLNDSGVQIDQIKKIIIHQANEKMDEAIVKRFYELYDRAMPEHIMPMNIQKLGNSSVATLPTLYDMIVNKQLDNHSFEKGDYLLFASVGAGMNINAFVYQV from the coding sequence ATGGCTGTTAAAATAAAAGGTTCGGGGAGTTATATTCCTACACAAGTTGTGACCAACAACGATTTTCATCAGTTCGACTTTCGCGATGAAAACGGGCAACCTTTGAAAGATTCCAACGAAAGAGTGGCAAAAAAACTGGAACAGATTACAGGGATTCAGGAAAGACGCTATATCACTGAGAACTTAACAACCACAGCTATTGGCACAATTGCTGCGCAACGCGCCATCGAAAATGCAAAAATAGACCTTGAAAAGTTAGACTATATCATTTTTGCCCACAACTTTGGGGACATGAAATTCGGTACAGATCAATCGGATTTGGTTCCGAGTTTAGCTGCCCGCGTGAAGCACAACCTCAAAATTAAGAATCCCAATTGCGTGGCTTATGATGTGCTCTTTGGATGTCCTGGATGGTTACAAGGCGTCATCCAAGCTTATGCTTTTATGTCGTTGGGCATTGCAAAATATTGTTTGGTGATTGGAGCCGAAACGCTCTCTCGCGTAATTGATTTACACGATAGAGATTCGATGATTTACGCCGATGGTGCAGGAGCCACCGTGCTAGAAGTAACGGATGAACCTGGAGGGATTATTGCTACGAAAAGCTGTAGTTTCACTGCAGATGAAGCTTACTATATCCACTTCGGAGAGTCATACAAAAAAGAACCACAGCAAGACACGCGCTACATCAAAATGTTAGGTCGAAAAATATATGAATTCGCCTTGATTGAAGTGCCACAAGCCATGAAGGCTTGTTTGAATGACAGTGGTGTACAAATTGATCAAATCAAGAAAATCATCATCCACCAAGCCAATGAGAAAATGGATGAAGCCATCGTCAAACGCTTTTACGAGCTATACGACCGCGCCATGCCCGAACATATCATGCCGATGAATATTCAGAAATTAGGCAATAGCAGTGTGGCCACATTACCCACCTTATATGATATGATTGTCAATAAGCAACTGGATAATCACAGCTTCGAAAAAGGCGATTATTTGTTATTTGCCTCTGTAGGGGCAGGAATGAATATTAATGCGTTTGTGTATCAGGTGTAA
- a CDS encoding SDR family oxidoreductase, with amino-acid sequence MTTKQDQVVYITGGTKGIGKGIAQALLAAGYRVAISGRSLAEVERVARELGTSDQVLALASNVTQYEDEVKAVAQIVEKFGRLDVVIANAGVGIFASIEELSIDDWNTMIDTNLTGVFHTLKATVAQLKQNKGYYISVASLAGINFFATGSGYNASKFGVVGFTQAAMLDLRAHDVKVTTILPGSVTSHFNNHEPNEKDAWKIQPEDIGELVVDLLKMNPRALPSKIEIRPLKTS; translated from the coding sequence ATGACAACAAAACAAGATCAAGTCGTTTACATTACAGGCGGGACAAAAGGAATAGGAAAAGGAATAGCACAAGCCTTACTAGCAGCAGGATATCGAGTGGCTATTTCGGGTCGTTCGCTAGCGGAAGTAGAGCGAGTAGCTCGTGAATTGGGAACGTCAGATCAGGTTTTAGCACTTGCTTCTAATGTCACACAATATGAAGATGAAGTAAAAGCCGTAGCGCAAATTGTTGAGAAATTCGGTCGTTTAGATGTAGTGATTGCCAATGCGGGTGTTGGGATTTTTGCCTCTATCGAAGAGCTGTCGATTGACGATTGGAATACCATGATTGACACCAACCTTACGGGGGTTTTTCACACTTTGAAAGCTACCGTTGCGCAACTAAAACAAAACAAAGGCTACTATATCAGTGTGGCGAGTTTAGCGGGAATTAATTTCTTTGCCACGGGCAGTGGATATAATGCAAGTAAGTTTGGTGTTGTGGGGTTCACCCAAGCGGCTATGTTAGATTTGAGAGCACATGACGTAAAAGTAACCACCATTTTACCAGGTTCGGTAACCAGTCATTTTAACAATCACGAACCCAATGAGAAGGATGCGTGGAAGATTCAACCCGAAGATATTGGAGAATTGGTGGTAGACTTATTGAAAATGAACCCACGTGCGCTGCCAAGTAAGATTGAGATTCGACCTTTAAAAACAAGTTAA
- a CDS encoding DoxX family protein — protein MQDLGKFILRLGVGGLMIFHGIHKIIHGHDMIMEQLAAKGFPTWLWLGVPVGEIIAPILLIVGAFTRLSSVLIAFTMVMSMVLVKGGGSFALSATTGGLGAELNLLYLTGALAIAMIGPGSFRLYKGRKGWFI, from the coding sequence ATGCAAGATTTAGGAAAATTTATTTTACGACTCGGTGTGGGGGGATTGATGATTTTTCATGGAATTCACAAAATTATCCACGGACACGATATGATCATGGAACAATTAGCAGCTAAAGGTTTTCCAACTTGGTTGTGGTTGGGGGTTCCGGTTGGAGAAATTATAGCGCCAATTTTGTTAATTGTGGGCGCTTTTACACGGCTATCCAGCGTTTTAATTGCCTTTACCATGGTGATGTCTATGGTGTTAGTAAAAGGAGGTGGATCATTTGCCCTTAGTGCAACAACGGGAGGTCTTGGCGCAGAATTAAATTTACTGTACTTAACAGGTGCTTTAGCTATTGCCATGATTGGGCCAGGTTCTTTTCGTTTGTACAAGGGAAGAAAAGGGTGGTTTATTTAA
- a CDS encoding S41 family peptidase gives MPFALGSYFVNQPTPFVKFTAVNYNNPGEFSFMDPIIIEPDTKPYQGKVIVLVDERTQSSAEYTTMAFRAGRNVTVIGSQTAGADGDASQVVLPGGLWTIISGLGVYYPDGEPTQRIGIIPDIEVKRTRKGVREQRDELLEKAIELIKEYEYKK, from the coding sequence ATGCCTTTTGCCTTGGGAAGTTATTTTGTAAATCAACCAACTCCTTTTGTGAAATTTACGGCAGTGAATTACAATAATCCCGGTGAATTTTCATTTATGGATCCGATAATAATAGAACCCGATACCAAACCCTATCAAGGAAAAGTAATAGTATTAGTTGATGAGCGTACCCAAAGTTCAGCTGAGTACACTACCATGGCTTTTCGCGCTGGACGTAATGTAACGGTCATCGGTAGTCAAACAGCAGGTGCAGATGGCGATGCATCTCAGGTGGTTTTACCTGGTGGATTGTGGACGATTATTTCAGGTTTAGGCGTGTATTATCCCGATGGCGAACCGACGCAAAGAATAGGAATCATTCCTGATATTGAAGTGAAAAGAACCAGGAAAGGCGTACGGGAACAGCGAGATGAACTGTTAGAAAAAGCAATCGAGTTGATTAAAGAATACGAGTATAAAAAATAA
- a CDS encoding class I SAM-dependent methyltransferase, whose product MKPELNYIEINRNSWNNRTETHLKSDFYDVEGFVKGKSSLNEIELNLLGDIKGKKILHLQCHFGQDTISLSRLGAEVTGVDLSDEAIKNARQLAEQTGSTAQFVCCDVYDLPNHLQGQFDMVYTSYGVIGWLPDMDKWAKVIQTFLKPGGQLVFVEFHPVIWMFDDDFSKVAYNYFNAAAIVETESGTYADKEAAISQSYVCWNHSMSEVVTSLLQNGLMIQGLEEYDYSPYACFQHTVEFEPNKYRIKHLDNKIPMVYAIVAKTNG is encoded by the coding sequence ATGAAACCAGAATTAAATTATATTGAAATAAACCGAAACTCTTGGAATAACCGTACCGAAACTCATTTAAAATCAGATTTTTATGATGTGGAAGGGTTTGTAAAAGGCAAGAGCTCCTTGAATGAGATTGAGCTCAATCTATTAGGAGATATCAAAGGCAAGAAAATATTGCATTTACAATGTCATTTCGGACAAGATACCATCTCGTTGAGTAGGTTAGGCGCAGAAGTAACAGGAGTAGATTTATCTGATGAAGCCATTAAGAATGCGAGACAATTAGCAGAGCAAACAGGGTCAACAGCTCAATTTGTTTGTTGTGATGTCTACGACTTACCCAATCATTTACAAGGGCAATTCGATATGGTTTATACCAGTTATGGGGTAATCGGTTGGTTGCCTGATATGGATAAATGGGCAAAGGTGATTCAGACCTTTTTAAAACCAGGGGGACAATTGGTTTTTGTAGAATTTCACCCTGTTATATGGATGTTTGATGATGATTTTTCCAAAGTGGCGTACAATTATTTTAATGCAGCAGCTATTGTAGAAACTGAAAGTGGTACCTATGCAGATAAAGAAGCAGCTATCAGCCAATCCTATGTTTGTTGGAATCACAGCATGAGTGAAGTGGTAACTAGTTTATTGCAAAATGGTCTGATGATACAAGGCTTGGAGGAATACGATTACTCACCTTATGCGTGTTTTCAACATACAGTGGAGTTTGAACCCAATAAATACCGCATTAAACATTTGGATAACAAAATTCCGATGGTTTATGCGATTGTGGCGAAGACGAATGGTTAA
- a CDS encoding AMP-dependent synthetase/ligase: MMNPTRLFDIPYFQHEHFPLENALVTKVNGVWEKTSSASYLQKANTLSRALLRLGVQPNDKIAIISSNNQTKWNLLDIGILQIGAQNIPVYPTIAPEDYQFILSHSEATYCVVSDQEIYDKLMSVIDQLPLIKAVYSFDVITGCKNLDELFELGRDDSNQEQVEQRKAAVTPDDLATLIYTSGTTGKPKGVMLSHNNILSNVLGSSERVPFTREQHFKALSFLPLCHVFERMLIYLYQYSGVGIYYAESIDKMGENMKEVQPNVMTVVPRLLEKVYDKIFATGSALTGIKKSIFFWALELGFKYQPYNRGFFYNLQLGIARKLVFKKWQEALGGEMKIIVSGSAALQPRLSRVFNAAGIPVMEGYGLTETSPVIAVNDERNRSMKIGTVGKPLSNVLVKIAEDGEILCKGPNVMLGYYKDEERTKEELKDGYFHTGDIGTIDEEGFLKITDRKKEMFKTSGGKYVAPQIIENTLKQSRFIEQIMVIGEGEKMPAALIQPNFEFVREWAKRKNIALGNTNAELIKNEQVRKRIEKEVEYVNRKFGKWEQVKKFELTPDVWSIDNGQLTPTLKLKRRIILEIYKDLYEKIYRE, from the coding sequence ATGATGAATCCAACTAGACTTTTTGATATACCTTATTTCCAACACGAACATTTTCCATTGGAAAATGCACTGGTAACCAAAGTTAACGGTGTTTGGGAAAAGACGTCATCCGCAAGTTATCTCCAAAAGGCAAATACTTTATCCAGAGCCCTTTTGAGATTAGGTGTTCAACCCAATGATAAAATCGCTATCATCTCTAGTAATAACCAAACCAAATGGAACTTATTGGATATTGGTATTCTGCAGATAGGAGCACAAAATATTCCCGTTTACCCCACGATTGCTCCAGAGGACTATCAATTCATTTTAAGTCATTCAGAAGCGACGTATTGTGTGGTATCTGATCAAGAAATCTACGATAAATTGATGTCAGTAATTGATCAATTACCGTTGATCAAGGCCGTTTATTCTTTTGATGTAATTACAGGATGTAAGAATTTAGATGAGTTGTTTGAATTAGGTCGTGATGATTCTAATCAAGAACAAGTAGAACAACGCAAGGCAGCAGTAACTCCAGATGATTTGGCTACCTTGATTTACACTTCTGGAACGACAGGTAAGCCCAAAGGAGTCATGCTTTCACACAACAATATTCTTTCCAATGTTTTGGGTAGTAGTGAGCGTGTGCCCTTTACCAGAGAACAGCATTTCAAAGCACTGAGTTTCTTGCCTTTGTGTCACGTTTTTGAACGCATGTTAATCTATCTATACCAATATAGTGGTGTGGGAATTTACTATGCAGAATCCATTGATAAAATGGGAGAAAACATGAAAGAGGTACAACCAAACGTCATGACTGTTGTTCCCCGTCTTTTAGAAAAGGTATACGACAAGATTTTCGCAACTGGTTCTGCTTTAACAGGAATCAAAAAGAGCATCTTCTTCTGGGCTTTAGAACTGGGTTTCAAATATCAACCGTACAACAGAGGGTTCTTCTATAATCTACAATTGGGTATCGCGCGTAAATTGGTGTTCAAAAAATGGCAAGAGGCCTTGGGAGGAGAGATGAAAATCATCGTTTCAGGAAGTGCTGCCTTACAACCTCGTTTATCACGTGTATTTAATGCAGCTGGAATTCCCGTAATGGAAGGGTATGGATTAACTGAAACCTCTCCCGTAATTGCAGTAAACGACGAACGCAATAGATCCATGAAAATTGGAACCGTTGGAAAACCACTGAGTAATGTGCTCGTTAAAATCGCGGAAGATGGTGAAATTTTGTGTAAAGGACCTAATGTTATGTTGGGGTATTACAAAGATGAAGAACGCACGAAAGAAGAGTTAAAAGACGGTTATTTTCATACAGGGGATATTGGAACTATTGATGAGGAAGGTTTCTTAAAAATTACCGATCGCAAAAAAGAAATGTTCAAAACCTCTGGAGGAAAATATGTTGCACCACAAATCATTGAAAACACACTGAAACAATCGCGTTTTATTGAGCAAATCATGGTGATTGGCGAAGGAGAAAAGATGCCTGCAGCCTTGATTCAACCGAATTTTGAATTTGTAAGAGAATGGGCGAAACGCAAAAACATTGCCTTGGGCAATACCAATGCAGAACTTATCAAAAACGAACAAGTGCGCAAACGCATTGAAAAAGAAGTAGAATACGTAAACCGCAAGTTCGGAAAATGGGAGCAAGTGAAAAAGTTCGAATTAACACCGGATGTTTGGAGTATTGACAATGGACAACTCACTCCAACATTAAAATTAAAACGACGAATTATTTTGGAAATCTACAAAGATTTGTACGAAAAAATATATAGAGAATAA
- a CDS encoding FUSC family protein — MLQKARKYTDNTHLADSLKITISGVIPFLVFMPTQQFDWAFAMAVGALLTAPVDIPSNLKDKINGILVGALLVPFVTLLLSLTQGNWYFYPVFIFIIFSLGMISVYGHRANMLSFSGLLAASLGLAHSYTGKDLWMHGLLLLLGGLLYLLVSLAFYFIRPRRYGVLQTSECMDLTSDYLKYRSQLWTPGVNADKIVEEQLNIQIKLNEVHENLREFLVLNKANTGNSSNNRRLLVAFSTLVEILEIAVSTSFDHKELHKLLDDDPSIIRDYQALAEDFATTIKEIGDSLNMGLNYKPKYDFDRKLVALQEKLTAFIADSKSPTKVEAVLSFSNVLHYAQSQIDKIHILERILTEQTFSENVEDRFKELEKFLTPVHYRWETLIVNLNFTSTIFRHATRLTLTILIGLIISNIFNLLNGYWILLTIVVIMRPGYGLTKTRSFERVIGTVLGGLIAFGLLFILQDNHTLIAYLTILTMILGYWFSHTDYKIGVTFITMYVVLIYAILTPNFMDLLIYRVIDTLIGALLALGANYLLWPSWEFLNVNVHLSKSIQANQQYVKEIKEIYNQKNDPSLAYKLARKYAFIEVGNLMASFQRMIQEPKSKQRLRSEIYELAVLNHTFLSTAASIGVYVQSRHTTKASESFNMVMDYIDKNLQLTSNLLNNTPTEEDLITAEDHESYRVSMSYLQNIREYELKKSYSDDLQIKNLMEESTMVIQQLTWLAHLSEKILKISKVIRDKREEMQQKKLVLNPTILFKKG; from the coding sequence ATGCTTCAAAAAGCAAGAAAATATACTGACAATACTCATTTAGCAGATTCGTTAAAAATCACCATTTCGGGCGTTATTCCCTTCCTAGTGTTTATGCCCACCCAACAATTTGATTGGGCATTTGCAATGGCAGTTGGTGCTTTATTAACGGCTCCAGTAGATATTCCCAGTAACCTCAAGGACAAAATAAACGGTATTCTCGTAGGAGCCTTACTCGTTCCTTTTGTTACCTTACTTTTATCCTTGACTCAAGGAAATTGGTATTTCTATCCTGTTTTCATCTTTATTATTTTTAGCTTAGGGATGATTTCAGTCTACGGACACCGTGCTAACATGCTTTCCTTTAGTGGATTATTAGCTGCCAGTTTGGGATTGGCACATAGTTATACAGGCAAAGATTTATGGATGCACGGATTACTTCTACTCTTAGGTGGTTTACTCTATTTGCTGGTATCCTTAGCTTTTTACTTCATAAGACCTCGACGTTATGGCGTCTTACAGACTTCAGAGTGCATGGACTTGACATCGGATTACCTCAAATATCGATCACAATTGTGGACTCCGGGTGTCAATGCAGATAAAATCGTTGAAGAACAACTCAATATTCAAATTAAACTGAATGAAGTACACGAAAATTTGCGAGAATTTTTGGTACTCAATAAAGCCAATACTGGAAACTCCTCGAATAACAGACGTTTACTCGTAGCCTTTTCTACCTTAGTTGAAATTTTAGAAATTGCCGTTTCTACGTCTTTTGATCATAAAGAATTGCACAAACTCTTAGATGATGATCCCTCAATTATTCGCGATTATCAGGCTTTAGCCGAAGATTTTGCAACAACGATTAAAGAGATTGGAGACTCCCTAAATATGGGATTGAATTACAAACCCAAATACGATTTTGATCGCAAATTAGTAGCCCTACAGGAAAAATTAACTGCCTTTATAGCAGATAGTAAATCGCCAACTAAAGTAGAAGCTGTCCTTTCTTTTTCTAATGTATTGCACTACGCACAAAGTCAGATTGACAAAATCCACATCTTAGAACGCATCTTAACAGAACAAACATTTAGTGAAAACGTAGAAGATCGCTTCAAAGAGTTAGAAAAATTCTTAACTCCCGTACACTATCGTTGGGAGACACTCATTGTCAACCTCAACTTTACCTCAACGATTTTCAGACATGCTACGCGTTTAACATTGACCATTTTAATCGGTTTAATTATCAGTAATATCTTCAACCTACTCAATGGATATTGGATTTTACTGACGATTGTCGTAATTATGAGACCGGGATATGGCTTGACAAAAACCCGCTCTTTTGAACGTGTGATTGGTACTGTTTTGGGTGGGTTGATTGCGTTTGGGCTATTGTTCATCCTTCAGGACAATCATACTTTAATTGCCTATTTAACTATTTTAACCATGATTTTGGGGTATTGGTTTTCTCATACCGACTACAAAATTGGGGTAACTTTTATCACCATGTATGTGGTTTTGATTTATGCTATCCTTACGCCTAACTTTATGGATTTATTAATTTATCGCGTAATTGACACCTTGATTGGAGCCCTATTAGCGTTGGGTGCCAACTACTTACTTTGGCCTTCTTGGGAGTTCCTGAACGTCAATGTGCACTTGTCTAAATCTATTCAAGCTAATCAACAATACGTCAAGGAGATAAAAGAGATTTACAACCAAAAGAATGACCCTTCTCTAGCCTATAAATTAGCGCGAAAATATGCTTTTATTGAAGTTGGAAACTTAATGGCTTCCTTTCAGCGTATGATTCAAGAACCAAAATCTAAACAGCGTTTGCGTTCGGAAATCTATGAGTTAGCTGTATTGAATCACACCTTCTTATCTACTGCGGCTTCTATTGGTGTTTATGTACAATCCCGTCATACTACCAAAGCATCTGAGTCCTTTAATATGGTCATGGATTACATTGATAAAAACTTGCAATTGACGAGTAACTTACTCAACAATACTCCTACAGAAGAGGATTTAATCACAGCCGAGGATCACGAGAGTTATCGCGTAAGTATGAGCTATTTACAAAATATCAGAGAATACGAGCTAAAAAAATCGTACTCGGACGATTTGCAAATCAAAAACTTAATGGAAGAATCTACCATGGTTATTCAACAATTGACCTGGCTGGCTCATTTATCTGAAAAGATATTGAAAATCAGTAAAGTAATTCGAGATAAGCGCGAAGAAATGCAACAGAAAAAGCTCGTTCTAAATCCCACGATTTTGTTTAAAAAAGGATAA
- a CDS encoding SusC/RagA family TonB-linked outer membrane protein, which produces MRQKLLFWNTVFLLCVSLTYAQQKRNITGVVQDEMGVELPGASVVIKGTTAGTTTDLNGKFTLEVEEKDLIVVSFIGYRNSEKSVQKTTDFAFVLVPEQAALDEVVITALGITKAEKKIGYATQNIDVKKVQEVATPNMGSLLSGQVAGLQVSNPPGMLQAPKFSLRGKDPLIVIDGIPVTTDFYDVSPEDIANINVLKGTSASVLYGSLGRNGAIMITTKNAKTEGITVEVSQNLMVSAGYTLFPKTQHEYGSGSNGKYEFWDGKDGGISDGDMIWGPKFEPGVKIAQWNSPIRDKQTGSVIPWYGNVEGTQYNDKSRYERVPIAWEYHDNLKNFMETGIISRTNFAVSNKTEKGSYRLGGDFSYNKDRVPNTSMYRGSLNFKSTTYLTDKLTLDSKLSYSRVHAPNVPNYDYNPSGHMYTILIWMGDDVNGRDLKNNLWTPGMEGYKQASYNYAWYNNPWFGSEYFKRIWNKDVTNAQLSLSYQATEDLVLQGRASMISTHNNTELQSPKSYFNYSTSREGGYSLEKNDRLDVDYDFLAMYNKSITDNFAINVNAGAASRYYRLTNSSAAADGLTVPGVHNLGNSKGPVTARDYLEKKAVNSVYGTIEFDLYNAFFLSFAGRNDWSSALAKSQRSYFYPSASLSVVVSNLVEMPEQIDYLKMYTSWANVSSDLTPYQLQSTYSPINPSFNGNQMVEYPNAILNPYLLPEKSKTYEIGLSSAFYKKRLNVDVTYYRVLDSNFIIDYPVSEASGFNNMKVNGNEYTTNGWEISLTGAVVKNDNFQWNSAINWSARTRKLTKIHEDAEKFGDLRLNDRVDSYYGTEWMKSPDGKVILDEKTGMPTANKQATYLGHKDPKWTLGWNNSFKYKNWGLNIGIDGIWGGVMRSEVVEKMWWGGKHPESVRYRDEEYSTGNPVFIPSGVNLVSGELVTDVQGNVISDTRVFKEHTGAVNWQSWAQNYPYRARVTEKESKLFANVFDRTYFKLRTLSLSYDFTPMVKSTKIAQLSASLTGYNLLMWKKSKGLYSDPDYDTANKNDIQDPSTRWIGLGLNVKF; this is translated from the coding sequence ATGAGACAGAAATTACTATTTTGGAATACCGTATTTCTACTATGTGTCAGCCTAACGTATGCGCAACAAAAGCGAAATATCACAGGAGTGGTACAAGATGAAATGGGAGTAGAGTTGCCAGGAGCCTCTGTTGTAATCAAAGGAACAACAGCAGGAACAACGACCGATTTAAATGGAAAATTCACACTAGAAGTAGAAGAGAAAGATTTGATTGTCGTTTCTTTTATAGGATATAGAAACAGTGAGAAATCCGTTCAAAAAACCACTGATTTTGCTTTTGTGTTAGTTCCTGAACAAGCTGCTTTAGATGAAGTAGTGATCACGGCTTTAGGGATTACAAAAGCAGAGAAAAAAATTGGTTATGCTACTCAAAATATAGATGTCAAGAAAGTACAAGAAGTAGCTACTCCAAATATGGGAAGTCTGTTGAGTGGACAAGTAGCGGGACTTCAAGTATCCAATCCTCCGGGAATGCTGCAAGCACCTAAATTTTCCTTGAGGGGAAAAGATCCACTTATTGTAATTGATGGAATTCCCGTAACTACTGATTTTTACGATGTTTCACCTGAAGATATTGCCAATATTAACGTACTAAAAGGAACAAGTGCTTCTGTACTTTATGGTTCATTAGGACGTAATGGTGCGATTATGATTACCACCAAAAATGCAAAGACAGAAGGAATTACAGTTGAAGTGTCACAAAACTTAATGGTGAGTGCGGGATATACCTTGTTTCCGAAAACGCAACATGAATATGGAAGTGGATCAAATGGAAAGTATGAGTTTTGGGATGGAAAAGATGGAGGAATCAGTGATGGAGATATGATTTGGGGGCCTAAGTTTGAACCTGGAGTGAAAATTGCACAGTGGAATAGCCCCATTCGAGATAAACAAACCGGAAGCGTAATTCCGTGGTATGGAAACGTAGAAGGAACGCAATACAATGATAAGTCGCGTTACGAAAGAGTACCTATCGCTTGGGAATACCACGATAACTTAAAGAACTTCATGGAAACGGGAATTATCTCACGTACAAATTTTGCCGTTTCTAATAAGACAGAAAAAGGATCCTATCGCTTAGGAGGAGATTTTTCATACAATAAGGATAGAGTACCCAATACAAGTATGTACAGAGGAAGTTTAAATTTTAAATCTACAACCTATCTTACAGATAAGTTGACCCTAGATTCTAAGCTTTCTTATAGTAGAGTACATGCCCCTAATGTGCCGAATTACGATTACAACCCAAGCGGACACATGTATACGATCTTAATTTGGATGGGAGATGACGTAAATGGGCGTGATTTGAAAAACAATTTATGGACCCCAGGGATGGAAGGGTATAAACAAGCTAGTTACAACTATGCATGGTACAATAACCCTTGGTTTGGATCAGAATATTTTAAGCGCATCTGGAATAAAGACGTAACCAATGCACAATTGAGCTTGAGTTATCAAGCAACAGAAGATCTAGTCTTGCAAGGGAGAGCTTCGATGATTTCTACCCATAACAATACCGAATTACAAAGCCCAAAATCGTATTTTAATTATAGTACTTCAAGAGAAGGTGGATATAGTTTAGAGAAAAACGATCGCTTAGATGTTGATTATGATTTCTTGGCGATGTACAACAAAAGTATCACGGATAATTTTGCCATTAATGTGAATGCAGGAGCTGCTTCTCGTTATTATCGCTTGACAAATTCTTCTGCCGCCGCCGATGGATTAACTGTACCAGGTGTACACAATTTAGGAAACTCAAAAGGACCTGTTACAGCAAGAGATTACCTAGAAAAGAAAGCAGTGAACAGTGTATACGGAACGATTGAATTCGACTTATACAATGCGTTTTTCTTGAGTTTTGCAGGTCGTAACGACTGGTCTTCAGCTTTAGCAAAAAGCCAACGTTCGTATTTCTACCCTTCTGCATCCTTGAGTGTGGTTGTTTCTAATTTAGTGGAAATGCCAGAGCAAATAGACTATTTAAAAATGTACACTTCTTGGGCGAATGTATCGAGTGATTTAACTCCTTATCAATTGCAATCAACTTATTCTCCAATCAATCCCTCTTTCAACGGCAATCAAATGGTAGAATATCCCAATGCAATTTTAAATCCTTATTTACTTCCTGAGAAATCAAAAACCTATGAAATTGGTTTGTCAAGTGCCTTTTACAAAAAGCGCTTAAATGTGGATGTAACGTATTATCGCGTATTGGATTCGAATTTTATTATTGATTATCCTGTATCAGAAGCTTCGGGATTCAACAATATGAAGGTAAACGGAAATGAGTACACGACGAATGGATGGGAGATTTCCTTAACGGGAGCTGTAGTGAAAAACGACAACTTCCAGTGGAATTCAGCCATCAACTGGAGTGCTAGAACGAGAAAATTAACGAAAATCCATGAAGACGCAGAGAAATTTGGCGATTTGCGATTGAATGATCGCGTGGATTCTTACTATGGAACTGAATGGATGAAATCGCCAGACGGCAAAGTTATCCTAGATGAGAAAACAGGGATGCCAACAGCAAATAAGCAAGCAACTTACTTAGGACACAAAGATCCAAAATGGACGTTGGGATGGAACAACAGTTTCAAGTATAAAAATTGGGGATTGAATATCGGAATTGACGGTATTTGGGGCGGTGTGATGCGTTCTGAAGTAGTGGAAAAAATGTGGTGGGGAGGTAAACATCCAGAATCTGTTCGCTATAGAGATGAAGAGTACTCAACAGGAAATCCTGTATTTATTCCTAGTGGTGTAAATCTAGTCTCTGGAGAATTAGTAACAGATGTACAAGGTAATGTCATTTCAGATACACGCGTTTTTAAGGAACATACAGGCGCTGTCAATTGGCAAAGTTGGGCTCAAAATTATCCCTATCGCGCTAGAGTAACAGAGAAAGAAAGCAAATTGTTCGCCAACGTATTTGATCGTACCTATTTTAAGTTGAGAACGTTGAGTTTGTCGTATGATTTTACTCCAATGGTGAAATCAACAAAAATTGCGCAACTATCGGCTTCGTTAACGGGATATAACTTGTTGATGTGGAAAAAATCTAAAGGATTGTACTCAGATCCTGATTACGATACAGCAAATAAGAACGATATCCAAGATCCTTCAACCCGTTGGATTGGACTAGGATTAAATGTGAAATTCTAA